AATTATCGTAGCAACAAACCCGAATATTGAAGGAGAAGCAACGGCGATGTATATTTCTCGTTTAGTTAAACCAACAGGAATCAAAGTAACGCGGATTGCACATGGTTTACCTGTAGGTGGCGATTTAGAGTATGCAGATGAAGTCACGTTGCTAAAAGCAATTGAAGGGCGAAGAGAATTATAAAAGAGGGTTACACGATGTTATTTTCTAGGCGAAAGAAACTACGACGTGAAAGTGATGAAAAGCTTTTACGAATGATTGAAACATATAAAGAACAACGGAAAGTTCAAGAAAAAATGTACCATCAAGCTATCGTAGAGTCATCAACGGAATTATTATATGACCTAAAATTAACAGAATCGAAATACTTCTTTTTATTAAAAGAAGCAAAAATTCGGAATATCTCGATGAAATAAGACTATTCTTTAATTAGGATAGTCTTGTTTTTTTCTTCTTTTTACTTAACAGAAAGATGGGAGATTCGTCATGAAATTTCTTTTTCTCATACTGTTTTTGTTGTTTTGTAGTTTCTTGTTTAACGTCATCCTTTCCTTTTCTATTACAAAAGCCATTTTGTCCATTTTTTTATTATTGATTGTAAATCTAATCGGTAGCCATTTTCAAATGATGATTCCTTTAAATTTATTTACGTTTGGTGTTGCAATGTTTTTACGTATTCCAGGAATCATTATGTTAGTTATTTTTTATACGTTTTTCTTTGTTTCAGTCACAGCAGGATAATTTTTTTGAAAAAAGGGTTGCTTTTATTTTTTTTACATGATACATTATTAAATGTCGCTTATGACATCAACACTTCTAAAAAATATTTTAAAAAAAGTGTTGACGGAAGTTCAGTCAGGTGATATGATAATAAAGTCGCTTTTGAAAAGCGATG
The genomic region above belongs to Massilibacterium senegalense and contains:
- a CDS encoding YaaL family protein, whose translation is MLFSRRKKLRRESDEKLLRMIETYKEQRKVQEKMYHQAIVESSTELLYDLKLTESKYFFLLKEAKIRNISMK
- a CDS encoding pro-sigmaK processing inhibitor BofA family protein yields the protein MKFLFLILFLLFCSFLFNVILSFSITKAILSIFLLLIVNLIGSHFQMMIPLNLFTFGVAMFLRIPGIIMLVIFYTFFFVSVTAG